TCTGCTATTATATAACTTCTCCTGAAGTATGTACTATGTATAATGATTTTCCTTTTATCAAGTTAAATGATATGGATCTTTTCCTTCTTGTACAGAATTAGGCATTGCCTGTACTTCAATGGCTTAGATACATGATGAGATGGTTAAACATTGTATTTCCTGCAGGGCTGATTTGTACTCTGAGTCACAGAGAATAAAATACACTATTGAGTCGCGAACTAAGGATATTCCAGATGCTCGGACATATTTATTGACTTTGAAGGAGATACGAATTAAGTATGTATCATTCTTTCTTAATTGCTGCCTGCCTGTCCTGTACTGGTTATTATTGATGTTGCAATTTAGGCTTCATGTATATGCTTGTGTGTCATTGATGTTAGTGTTCATAGTTAACAATTTTTTCCAGCATATCATGTTTATGAAGGTAGAAAATGTTCCATTTCATGGCTACATATAGGCATTTGGTATTagctaattattattattttattttggtttAATTGCTTTGCTTTGTAGCAAAACTGGAAGTTATATTCTCCaacataaaatatttcatttaccATTTGTTTATGTATAAATGTGGGCTTTTGCTACTGCAGGAGAGGTCTCACTGATGAACTTGGTGCAGAAGCTATGATGATGGATGCTTTAGAGAAAGTTGAAAAGGAAATCAAGAAACCTCTTATGAGGAGTGATAAGAAAGGAATGGCTCTTCTAATGACAGAGTTTGATAAAGTTAATAAGAAGTAAGAGTCATTTAGCAATGGGTTCTTGTTGGGTTTTGTGATTATGTTGTAGTATGATAAGCCTTGCTTGGACCCACTGAGCTTGCTTTATCTTTCCTGGAAGACTGGAAAAATAGGACTAGTCTCTATAACTATGAACATTGATATGCAATTACCAACTGCTAAAGTTTTGTATTCTGTATATAATTTAGTAGTGTTGAGTGCTAACTCAATGAGTTGTCTGTTCATTTTACGTCATTTCCCGGTGATATCATGCTAATGAATGCTGTTATACTTTTGGGTTCTATTTAGAGTTGTGTTGTTGCCAGAAATTAGTTTTCCTTGTGTTGAGTTTCAAATCTTTGTTATTCATTTTATCAGGCTTGGAATTCGAAAAGAAGATCTTCCTAAGTATGAAGAAGAGTTAGAACTCAAAATTGCAAAAGCACAATTGGAGGAGCTGAAGAAGGATGCTCTGGAGGCCATGGAAACCCAAAA
This genomic interval from Manihot esculenta cultivar AM560-2 chromosome 12, M.esculenta_v8, whole genome shotgun sequence contains the following:
- the LOC110628718 gene encoding probable ATP synthase 24 kDa subunit, mitochondrial, giving the protein MAFPSRLLSRSKQLYGSRVILQQERVIPVRYFAKKADPPALKGDEMLKNIFLDVKKKFETAIGILRKEKITIDPDDSAAVNQYAKVMKTIREKADLYSESQRIKYTIESRTKDIPDARTYLLTLKEIRIKRGLTDELGAEAMMMDALEKVEKEIKKPLMRSDKKGMALLMTEFDKVNKKLGIRKEDLPKYEEELELKIAKAQLEELKKDALEAMETQKKREEFKDEQMVDVKSLDIRNFL